TAGGTCCTATTGCCCCCCTGAGATCTGACCAGAGCTTTTATTACTGAACCATATATTGCCACTAGAAGTTATAAAACGACTCATTGTTTTCTTACTCTCGATGTTTCTATTTCAAGCCTTACTATGGTGTTTTCAAGATGGATGTAATAATCTAGCACCACTTCAACTTTTGGAAGACTAACAATGGTGACTAACTTCCATCGGGGCGGCAGGTCCAGAGGGGCATCAGCCCTCTTGCCGCAAGACTGGGGAGCAGAACGCCACCTTGCTGTGCCGCTGCTCAATGTGCCAGTTACAAGGGATATCTCCCCAACAGGGCAGTTTACACTATGACTGCTTTAAAGGCAGGTCTTCAAGTCAAGGAGCCCCATTGTAGCTATGGGGGGTGGGCTGGACGCACTATCCTGGGTCAGACCAAGGGCAGCAACCAAGATAAATGTCATAAAAAGTTGTGTCGGCCCTAATtgggtaaaaaaatgtgttattggGATCGGCATTAGGTTGCTGAAGGCAGTAAGGGTTGAGCATGGCTGTACCGATCTGCATAGAATAACATGGCTGCCCTCTCATTCGTCCCCCCCATTAGGATCCATCTAATGTATCGCTTTGTCTTAGTCTgacaattctcgtcttgtcataccccttgaatatatgtattgtattaagcgctgcgtaaactgttggcgctatataaataaaagataatgataataatttggGATGTTTTTGGTGGGAAAGCCATGATATTACATCATGATATTTTTTGCGCGTTTCCCTCATGAATGTGCGGTTTTCTGTGCATCTGGCTGAATTTttgtatttgatatttttatgcAATACCAGAAAAACAACGTCATGGACACTGAACATGGACATTTTGATTTTGGTGGATGCCACACGACGTGGCTCATTGTGGCGGGACGGGTGGTGGTGATTCAGGCCTCCAACTCTCCTAAAAGACTTTAGTGGTCGCCCTTATTCCCCTTACGAAGCCGTCACCGTTCCCCGGGTTATCCCCGGCTCTGGCCCGGCACTTTCGTTTTGAGAGTTGAAGTAGTTGTTCTTTATTCAGTAATACAGACAGCCATGTTTGATCTGGACTTGCCTGTTAACTTTTTAATAACATCAGCCCTGGCTGCAGCTTTAGTCTGTCCTTTGCTCGGTGAATGTATTTCTTCGGCACCGGTTTTCGGGTTGTTTGCGGTACCGAGCTCTTCCTGTCTTCCGCATTCAGTCCGCACTGATACCCGGCAGCAATGCCCTGCCCTGCCGCATCACTTCGCCTCGCCTCCCTGGCAGAGAACCTTTCCGTTTGAGTGAGGGGCGGGATCTCCCGAAGTTACACAGTCGGTTCTTCCCGATCCGGACTGTAACCTCCCGCAAGTGCACGGAGGAGCTCCCGCCACAGCAGCAGATGGTAACGCAGCGCCGGCACGTTGTCTCACCCCACCTGCCGCCCCCTGCGTGTCACCGCTCGGCAGGTGGCGGCCACAAACATCGCGCAGCGTGGCTGCAGAACTCGCCAAAGTGACCCGAGTCCGGCTGCTGGTGGATAGTGCCGCCCGGCCTTGTGATGGGGGATAAGCAGTTGGTGCACAGTGCGCGCAGTGTATGTAAGGGGAGTGTTACTCTGTTGATCGCATTGGGGTGTTTATGGAAGAGAATATCGGGGTAATAGATGATCAGGACCCCCGGGCACATCCAGTGGTCGCTATGCAACGGCTGCATCTCAGCAGCTGGTGGACTGCAACTCATATCACCCTAAGCCGGGTTGGCTGAAGGAAGGAGCTTACCTGTGGCAGTAAAGTTTGGCTGCCGGTGAATTATTGTAGAGCTGTAGCTGTCTGGCTGGTAACGCTTGTGACTGTTTGACTCTTTAGTATGATGCTCAGCTCTTAGCTGTCTATTTCCGAAGAGACAGAGCTTCTAAAAACTGCAGAcatccaaaatatttttggctTCCCCTGGCATGTAGCAGACGCTTCCATCTCCCCTGTCATTAATCCTCGCTGTAACCGTCTGTTCTTACGtgaacgctttcatttttacccCAAAACAGTAATTATTATTCCTCGTCTTGTGTGACCAGTATGGTTTTTGTCTTCCCATCTGGGAGTGGTAGCAAGCGACGTGCATATACCTCGCCTGTCACCTGCTGGGTGTTTCCCTTTAAGCCCAAAACAATGTGATCACCGCACCCATACCCGTCTGACCTAATAGGTGTGAAGAATCCCTGAATTGCGGTACGTCCGTGTTAGAGGGAAAGACTCCTGGTCCAGTGTGAAAGATAGAACGGGGTTCCTTCCTTCTGTTTATGGACCAGTGTCCAAAGAGCGATACCTTCTCCAGGTAACCTAACTTACATGTCACAGAGACATGTTTGACAATGATAGCTACGGTACTACAGGGCTGGGAATCCGTTATATTCAGCTGTATGTGAACAAAATACTGGTCACATCATCTTTTGGTTTGTGTGTAATTATAGGAAATTGTATCATTTTCTGATAATAGCAGAGTCTCGCAAGTTTCTATTTAAGAGCCACTGATAGACTATAGTCTGCTGCGGCACGCTAGATTTCCGGGGTCACCTGTAAAgtttatgtgtattttgtgttttacatttAGATCTACCATTGTTACCTTCTTTGTGGGACCATGCAGTGTCCTCGTTCTTTGTCCCCGGTGAGGATATGGGTAAGGAAGAAGGGTCTGCTCCCCCAAACAGGTAGGACATGTTGGTTGTGTTGTCAGTCTGTCTCTTTTCCTTTCTGTCTGTCTCtcacattctgttttttgctcTAGACGGATTCCTTAAGAAACGTACATACCATTCTCTGCACAACAAATCCTCTTGCACGTGAGTTCTAGATTTCTTCTATAGATATGTTTGCCCGGTGAAGAGTGCGTTTTTTGGGGGGCACCGTCTTGGCTCTCAATCTTTTTCACACCTCAGTTCCATGGTTTCCTTATTTCCAGGTCTCGTGGATTTTTTGAGCGGTTTACATCCCGGCGTTGTATGAGTGAGGCAGCAAAAGGTAGCAATCCCTCAACATTCTGTGCTACGCTTTCATAGGGAAATAATGTGAATTAATAAGATACTATAATATGTAAAGCACGCTTTCCCACAAGTCACCTTTTTAAACGTTGCATGAGTACTAATTTCATTTACAGTAGTTTAAGAACTTGCCGCAGTTGAGACGTATTCACTCAACTGCATAGTTGGTGAGTTGATTTATCTTAAACCATTTGCTGCTCATTATGAAGTGTAAACTTGGGCTTTCATAACGTAGTGAATGCAGCGAGGTGGAAAACACAAGTTCTGTGTAAATGCTATAAAATTATTATCGACAAAATGATACACTGTGCCTGCAAGCTTTCTAGACAACATTATGGGGCAAGATTACCTTGTCTCTCTTAGCAAGTGGAAGCATAACCTGAGAAGGATATTTTACAAGTGAATAAGAACATGGTCATTGATGAATGGCTGAGACCTttgacacatttgtattatgtgACCTTAGTTAATATATCAAATCTGCTATCCTTTTGCAGATCCAATTCAGCAGCACCGTCAGCGTCTGTCTGCGTGGTTCAGCTGTTTACCCAATGAGGAGCGCCATTTTGGACCTTCTTTTGCACTGGATTCCATCCATGTAGACCCAGTTATCCGTGAAAGCACCTTGGATGAGATTCTGCGCCCTGAATCTGATATCTCCTTGCGGAGCCCTGTGTGCCGAAGTAGTGTTTCTGTCTCACAGTTGTTTCAGGCAGATGCCTCTGGGCAGCCTGTCCGCAATGTGGTGCTGTATGGCACTGTGGGCACAGGTAAAAGTACCTTAATCCGGAAGCTGGTTCTAGACTGGTGCAATGGACGGAGGAATGAGTTCCAGTTGATAATCCCTTTGTCGTGTGAGGATCTGTCTCAGGTTACTGTACCGGTATCATTGTCCCGTCTAATCTCAAAGAAATACCACCACCTGCGGGAAATGTTACCGTCACTTTCTGTGTATCCTGGTGTGCTGTTCATACTGAACAGTCTGGAGTGGATGAACTTAGATTTCAGGATGGCCAGTACAGAGCTGTGTAGTGACCCAAACGAACCTCTTCCGCCTTCAGCTATCTTGGTGAATTTGCTGAGAGGGTACCTCCTTCCAGAGGTGAGAGTTAGGTGGgggttattattttaaaaagaggGGAAGATGGGGAGAATCTTATCCACATTCAGATTTGATACGTTGCCGCTGCTCATGTCCAGTGCTGGTCTTGTTGTACCTAGcctactaaaatattttaattattctttgAATATTCCTGCTTCCTCCCTGTAAAATGTGGACTTGATGGAGAACTCATACGACCTTCAAAATCCAAATCGTCGTTCGTTATACTGCTGCATAATTGAGGGTTTCTCCTCCAGCTCTGGGAGTAAACGTAACTTCAGTCCCTTCTCGCTTCAGTGTTTAACATTCTCCTTCCTAAAGGGACGGTAATGTCATGTTTTATTGCTGGTATCATTGAGAGGAGCACTGCCTGCAGCTTGTTCATTATACTGGGTTGCCTGCCTAGACACGTTCTGGAGCGTGTGTGAGCGGGCTGTCAAAGTGAACGCAGAAAAATGATAAATCTGTAAGCCCGTACAAGTTAAAAGTATTATGTTCTGTATTATGCCGTATCGGGCTACTGTATTATGTGGAAtctgctatttgttttttaGGTTGCTGACCCGATAtcctttaatgatttcattatttcattGATTGCACAGCGTAAGGAGCAGCATCTCCTCTGTGTTTTCTCCATTCTGTTGGTTGTTGTTCAGGCCTCCTTTGTTAGAGCGGCGTAAGCAGATAAATTCAGGACAGGACATTGATTAAATATGATATTGCCACCTATTTCCACTGATGCCAATTTAACTGAAGTAAAAGTCTCACCTTAAGCTGTCACAACAACTAGTGTGCTGCAAATAAAgagctagaaaatgttttttaagacaGGAAAACATAACAGCGGCTGAAGGGAATTGGCGGCAGTGTTGTGAAATAAGTTGGACTTTTATGTGGAAGATTGCAAAATACCTTCGTTACATAgctttctatattttttgtaatatatttattgttgacCATTTTAAGTGtcaaaatgtttgtgtgtgtgtgtattgtagtATTCAGTCTTCgcatttgcatttttaaatgaacataacactatttttcttttgcaaggCTTGTGTACTAGTTACCACTCGTCCTTCTGCATTGAATCGCATCCCTGGAAAGTACGTAGGGCGCTATGCTGAGATTTGTGGCTTTTTAGACACGGAGCTACAGAAGATGTACTTCCATGTACGACTGGGACGCGGTGATGCAGATCCACGGGAGACGGAGAACTTGGCCGAAATGTTATCTCGCAACTTAGAACACCACAGTCAGCTATCTGCAGCCTGTTTCTTACCTTCCTATTGCTGGTTAACCTGTGCCACATTACATCTGCTCTACTATACTAAGCCTGGCGAGCCTGTAAGGACTTTGACTAGTATATACACCAGCTTCCTGCGTCTGAACTTTGCAGGTGAGGTCCTGGACATCACGCACCCCACTAAGATCTCCCTTATGCGCTACGTTGCACGCACTGTGGGAAAGCTGGCCTACGAGGGTTGCCGCTCCCGTCGTATTCGCTTCACAGAAGCAGACCTTGCCCGCTGTTTTCATGTGGAATTGAATAGCGAGGAGGAAGTAAATCTTCTCAATGTCTTCCGCTCTGACGCTTTCCGTTTCTTTATAACGCCTTGTGTCCAGCCAGGCCGTGAGAACTTTTTTGTGTTCACAATACCTGCGATGCAGGAATATCTTGCTGCACTCTACGTAGTGCTGGGAGAGAACAAAACCACTCTGCAACGTCTCGGGAAAGAGGTCTCTGAGATAATTAGCAAGGCCGGAGAGGATGTGGTCGCGGTTGTCAATGTCCTGTCAAAGTTCCTCCCTCTGCGAGTGTTTGCACTTTTCAATTTATTACGCGTTGTTCCGAGGCTGTTTGGCAGAGTTACCGGGCAAAGCCGAGAGAACATTGCCCAAACAATGACCGTGGAAATGTTCAGGGAGGAGGATTCTTATAATGATGACGTACTAGATCAAATAAATTCTAGCATCCTAGGTGTGGAGGGTCCATCACCACTCTTTGTCGAAGAAGAAGTTGGCAAGCCGGAGGCATTTGAGTTGTTCCCTATTTTTATGGCTGGATTGCTGTCTCGTCAGAATCGAGCCTTGTTAGATCAGCTGGGCTGTTCCATCATGAACCTGTCGGCACTTGAGATTACACGGGCTCTCAAAAAGCATCTTTTACGCTGCAGTTTAAAGAGGCTGCCTCCCTCTGAGCTCATGGACTTTCTGTTCTTCTTGTATGAGTTTCAGAATGAGGGGTTCACTGCCGGATTGGTAACTTCGCTGCAGGATCTTGACCTGTCCACCGTGCGTATGACACCCCTTAAGTGCACTGTTGTAGCTACAGTAATGGGTGGCATCAAAAAGCCTCTGTTTGAGGCAAACCTCAGTTCATGCCACCTGGATCCAGATGCCATCCGCACGTTGACCACTGTACTACGAAAGTGCCAGACTGTAAAGTGAGTAGGACTTAATGAAATCACTTTATTTAGAGGTTCAGAAACACACCATTTCAGGTTTCAAATAATCCTTGTCAAAAAGTTTTCTGTAAAGGAGAGACCCTGGCATCCTCCTCCTTTGAGAGAGTTGGCCCAAAAAAGTTAATGGcacaattgtatttattttagactttttttggttttacatTTAACTTTTAACGATATAGAGTAAATGCTTGCTTAAAGGAGCACCCCAACCTtatttaaaaggacactccagacGTCATATGCACTAT
This window of the Spea bombifrons isolate aSpeBom1 chromosome 12, aSpeBom1.2.pri, whole genome shotgun sequence genome carries:
- the NLRX1 gene encoding NLR family member X1, which encodes MIYHCYLLCGTMQCPRSLSPVRIWVRKKGLLPQTDGFLKKRTYHSLHNKSSCTSRGFFERFTSRRCMSEAAKDPIQQHRQRLSAWFSCLPNEERHFGPSFALDSIHVDPVIRESTLDEILRPESDISLRSPVCRSSVSVSQLFQADASGQPVRNVVLYGTVGTGKSTLIRKLVLDWCNGRRNEFQLIIPLSCEDLSQVTVPVSLSRLISKKYHHLREMLPSLSVYPGVLFILNSLEWMNLDFRMASTELCSDPNEPLPPSAILVNLLRGYLLPEACVLVTTRPSALNRIPGKYVGRYAEICGFLDTELQKMYFHVRLGRGDADPRETENLAEMLSRNLEHHSQLSAACFLPSYCWLTCATLHLLYYTKPGEPVRTLTSIYTSFLRLNFAGEVLDITHPTKISLMRYVARTVGKLAYEGCRSRRIRFTEADLARCFHVELNSEEEVNLLNVFRSDAFRFFITPCVQPGRENFFVFTIPAMQEYLAALYVVLGENKTTLQRLGKEVSEIISKAGEDVVAVVNVLSKFLPLRVFALFNLLRVVPRLFGRVTGQSRENIAQTMTVEMFREEDSYNDDVLDQINSSILGVEGPSPLFVEEEVGKPEAFELFPIFMAGLLSRQNRALLDQLGCSIMNLSALEITRALKKHLLRCSLKRLPPSELMDFLFFLYEFQNEGFTAGLVTSLQDLDLSTVRMTPLKCTVVATVMGGIKKPLFEANLSSCHLDPDAIRTLTTVLRKCQTVNLQMNALGPDSCRELKEVLLHPDCAITNLRLCNNPLKPEGARLLAEALAGNRSLTHLSLLHTDLGDEGAEVLASHLGENQHLQELNLAYNGIHDKAALRLGEEAARHPTLGRVHLYFNELSDSGLRDLQSLGDVRVLVSLTEGADASRHWALILRELRANAGGWNHEKISAHLTLLLRDLQSSRALTGNLFRKARILRVERKVKSMLSRIQQGLL